In the genome of Trypanosoma brucei gambiense DAL972 chromosome 11, complete sequence, the window AGAGGGGTGTGAGGTTCCGAGGGCACGGTTTTGCGATGCCTTGTGCTCCTCCCGCTCGTcgttttgtatgtttttaCAGGTACCCAGCTTATTTTGCCATGAACGTTTATCGGGACGAAAAAAACGGCTGGTTGGCGTATGCACCGGAAAGTTTGTCGGTTGTAGGTCATCGATCCAAGAAACCGGAGCTGGAAATTATTTCGGAATACCCGAGGGCGCACGTAATGAGATTTGTCCCCGAGGTATGCGTTCCGGGCCGCGTTTTTTAGCGGGCCTCGGCGCTACAACTCACTTTTGTCTTCGGTCCTGGATCCGTTGTGCACTGCAACACGGACCCTATCAATGTCCACCTGTCCTTTTGTATTTGCACTGCTTCGCCCTGTATCGCAAGTCGTGGCCGTTTAATAATGAAGTGCCATACCGCGACGCATTTCGTTGCGTGTGGCTTGGCCCTGGAGCCCGCTTGACTTACAGTGTGGctccttctgtttgtttgggacaaaaacgtaaaaatctcccctcccccccctcatGGTTCTGTTGTACCCGAATTTAAGACGCGTTTGCACGTGTGAAGAACGTAGGTGTGACGGTTTTCCGAATAAAGGTCTCTCTATCCCCCCTTCTCCTTTTGTAACCACTGTTCCGGTTGTTCCCCTGTATGCACGgtagtgagggaaacgtgaACCGGTGCACTGGTAAGTCGTGCATTAGTAAGAAAGGGAACCATAGTAGCAGCGCAGGCATATAGATTAAAATGGAAGTGGCATTCACCATTTCGCCGGGAGAACGGCAACATGTGGAATATCTTGCAGACCTATTTGCAATTATTCTCGCGATTGAGAAAGTGGAGAAGGCCACGTTACGCGATATCATTACGCAAGAACAATACAGTTCTACCATTACACGGTTGTTAGACAAGTACAAGTCTACTGTTACCTACCTCGAACAAAGTCGCAATCCGTTCTACTCCACTATTGACTCGTTTTGGGAGAACTACGGTTCTAGGTGTCCCGCTGCCCGCACGCGCATTCAGCTTTCGTTTGATGACGccaagcaacaacaacaacagcagcaagacAGTGATGTTAATGGTACTGTGGATCCTAGGCTAGTGCTAGAGTGTGGTCAGCACTTCATTACACTAATGGATTCGCTAAAACTACAACAAACGGCGGTTGATCAGTTGTACACGTTACTTGCAGACCTTGTGCGTGGCTTGCAGCGGCTTGGTGTCACAGATCAGAGCTTCTTTCACCGTCTTACGacgtggaaagaaaagtttGATACCATGAATGCCTCAGACGAACTGAGTGAACGGGACACACGCGAGTTTGCGTTTGTTTTGGAGTGTGGCTACCAGGCCTTCCACGCGTACCTTAGCGAGTCATCTGCGCGACGGCCAAAGGCGTAACGCATCTAATGGGCTGTGAAAGCATTAGGTAGAATTAGTCAAGGAGGAAATTGCTGAAGCCTAAGTTGGAGGATTGGAGGTTTCCTTTACAGACTTGGGCGTTGCACTTGAGGTGTGGAGTTAGCACACATTCATTGATATCGTTCTCTTCTTTCGATGCACAAGCGTCGTTGCCGTCaagtaagaaaataaatcatCCTGGCACTTTTGGTACTCCActcgtttttttgttaagtCCACAAAGAAAGTAGAAAGGGCGACCATTGCATGTCACGCTACATCCCACCACACCGAAAACGCGCCAGTGAAGTTGAGAGCGGCAATAGTAAAGGCCCTGGAGATGAGA includes:
- a CDS encoding vacuolar sorting-associated protein-like,putative; this translates as MEVAFTISPGERQHVEYLADLFAIILAIEKVEKATLRDIITQEQYSSTITRLLDKYKSTVTYLEQSRNPFYSTIDSFWENYGSRCPAARTRIQLSFDDAKQQQQQQQDSDVNGTVDPRLVLECGQHFITLMDSLKLQQTAVDQLYTLLADLVRGLQRLGVTDQSFFHRLTTWKEKFDTMNASDELSERDTREFAFVLECGYQAFHAYLSESSARRPKA